From Halostagnicola kamekurae, the proteins below share one genomic window:
- a CDS encoding ABC transporter substrate-binding protein, whose amino-acid sequence MSNNDTHSRRRVLKGAGAAGAAGMLGLAGCLTGEDGGTTVEVLHAWTGGDGKRAQQALFDAFDEEYPDMDFEDEAIGGGGNQSLDQTIATRLRNSNPPSSFAGWPGANLERYGDALGNIESEVWEEAGFEDSHIQEAVEACQHNDGYSAVPLGSHRMNDIFYNVSVLEEAGVDPESIDDADALIEAFDTIQSETDATPLGMSLKPWAILQTWAVVMLGTQGYQAYMDFINGEGDEEAVRETFETLEEMLSDYINSDAASVGFTSVNEEIMNGEAAFIHGGNWLAGAYISEELTYGEEWDAIRFPGTEDMYGLHIDSFIYPGENPTPEDTATFLQFIGGETAQVAFNQYKGSIPTRTDVPTDEFNPYLTETIEDFNEVSDKPPTLAHGLAVDQQTQSDLEGVLNDNFADPYDVDGATEGFMNNV is encoded by the coding sequence ATGTCCAACAATGACACACATTCGCGACGCCGCGTACTGAAGGGTGCAGGTGCAGCAGGGGCCGCAGGAATGCTCGGACTCGCCGGCTGTCTCACGGGGGAAGATGGCGGCACCACGGTGGAAGTGCTTCACGCGTGGACGGGGGGCGACGGAAAACGAGCCCAGCAAGCGCTGTTCGACGCGTTCGACGAGGAGTACCCGGACATGGACTTCGAAGACGAAGCCATCGGCGGGGGTGGCAACCAAAGCCTCGACCAGACCATCGCTACCAGACTGCGAAACAGCAACCCGCCGAGTTCGTTCGCCGGCTGGCCAGGAGCGAACCTCGAGCGTTACGGTGATGCGCTCGGAAATATCGAATCCGAGGTGTGGGAGGAAGCCGGATTCGAGGATTCCCACATACAGGAGGCGGTCGAGGCCTGCCAGCACAACGACGGTTACTCGGCGGTGCCGCTTGGCTCTCACCGGATGAACGACATCTTCTACAACGTGAGCGTCCTCGAGGAGGCCGGTGTCGATCCCGAATCGATCGACGACGCCGACGCGCTGATCGAGGCGTTCGATACGATCCAGTCCGAGACGGATGCGACGCCGCTTGGGATGTCCCTCAAGCCGTGGGCTATTCTCCAGACCTGGGCCGTCGTGATGCTCGGTACGCAGGGATACCAAGCCTACATGGACTTCATCAATGGCGAGGGTGACGAGGAAGCCGTCCGCGAGACCTTCGAAACGCTCGAGGAGATGCTGTCGGACTACATCAACAGCGACGCAGCATCTGTTGGTTTCACCTCAGTCAACGAGGAGATAATGAACGGCGAGGCGGCGTTCATCCACGGCGGCAACTGGCTCGCGGGCGCGTACATCAGCGAGGAACTCACGTACGGCGAAGAATGGGACGCGATTCGATTCCCGGGGACGGAAGACATGTACGGGTTGCACATCGACTCGTTCATCTACCCCGGAGAGAACCCGACTCCGGAGGACACCGCGACCTTCCTGCAATTCATCGGCGGCGAAACGGCGCAGGTCGCGTTCAACCAGTACAAGGGTTCGATCCCGACTCGAACGGACGTCCCGACGGACGAGTTCAACCCCTACCTCACGGAGACGATCGAGGACTTCAACGAGGTCTCTGACAAACCACCGACGCTCGCCCACGGTCTCGCCGTCGATCAGCAAACGCAGTCGGATCTCGAGGGCGTTCTCAACGACAACTTCGCAGATCCGTACGACGTCGACGGTGCAACCGAAGGCTTCATGAATAACGTCTAA
- a CDS encoding Na(+)/H(+) antiporter subunit D: protein MIETELLTYAYPPFIVLAAALLMLVLPRRLGYAIGTLSLAAVTAIAFFVPEGTHLTTEFLGFTEIQPFFVDDFSRLVGLGLGFLGTFAVIYAYSSEASRTMGSYALIYVASAIGTAFTGDWLVLVFMWELMAVTSTFVVWNYGGDAVRSGYRYAIAHGIAGNLVLLAVAAHYAAVGNFAYGSGIASGLPAMFATLGMGINVAFIGFHTWLPDTYPKPHFAASVFLSVFTTKTSALIFYRAFPETNLFLAYMGGLMAVYGAGFALLQHDMRALLSYHIQAQLGYIVAGIGLGSALGVAGAMGHLFNNILYKSLLFMAVGVVIYRTGENDLYKLGGLWKEMPITAIGYLLGALSITAVPGFSGFISKGMVLDAASGYFGGPKYEALYWLLFIGAVGTFLSFIKLGYYVFLHGPSDREVDDARPGQTVAMLSVGGACLALGLPEIGWPFFTNLLPFIDGTSVIVGGGAESHHLHPYSPGHVQDAVILFAIAAVAFVLIRKPLSKLDLGDPAMIVNPIGYYTGRGSMLAVTETYRAVDSVAVGLVRRVYWIGNNPVLAVDAVFRRLPNWVVELEERQPADGGRPSTIHLRASIGFTILVLTAILTILLLLLV from the coding sequence ATGATCGAGACGGAACTACTCACCTACGCGTACCCGCCGTTTATCGTCCTCGCGGCGGCGCTCCTGATGTTGGTCCTGCCGCGTCGACTCGGCTACGCGATCGGGACGCTGAGTCTCGCTGCCGTGACGGCGATCGCGTTCTTCGTTCCTGAGGGAACCCACCTTACGACCGAGTTCCTCGGGTTTACGGAAATCCAGCCGTTCTTCGTCGACGACTTCAGTCGGCTCGTCGGCCTCGGCCTCGGATTCCTCGGCACGTTCGCCGTGATCTACGCGTACTCGAGCGAGGCGTCCCGGACGATGGGATCGTACGCGCTGATTTACGTCGCCTCGGCGATCGGAACGGCGTTCACTGGCGACTGGCTCGTGTTGGTGTTCATGTGGGAACTGATGGCCGTCACGAGTACGTTCGTGGTCTGGAACTACGGCGGCGACGCGGTCCGTTCGGGGTACCGCTATGCCATCGCCCACGGTATCGCGGGGAACCTCGTCCTGTTGGCGGTCGCCGCACACTACGCGGCGGTCGGCAACTTCGCCTACGGATCGGGGATCGCGTCCGGCCTTCCGGCGATGTTCGCCACGCTCGGGATGGGGATCAACGTCGCCTTTATCGGGTTCCACACGTGGCTCCCGGATACGTATCCCAAGCCGCACTTCGCGGCCTCGGTGTTTCTCTCGGTGTTCACCACGAAGACCAGCGCGCTGATATTCTATCGCGCGTTCCCCGAGACGAATCTGTTTCTCGCGTACATGGGCGGACTGATGGCCGTCTACGGAGCCGGGTTCGCGTTGCTCCAGCACGATATGCGAGCGCTGTTGTCCTATCACATTCAGGCCCAGCTGGGGTATATCGTCGCCGGGATCGGTCTCGGCTCCGCGCTCGGCGTCGCCGGCGCGATGGGGCACCTGTTCAACAATATCCTCTATAAGAGCCTCCTGTTCATGGCCGTCGGCGTCGTGATCTACCGAACCGGCGAGAACGATCTGTACAAACTGGGCGGGCTCTGGAAGGAAATGCCTATCACCGCCATCGGGTACCTCCTGGGGGCACTCTCGATCACCGCAGTCCCCGGGTTCAGCGGCTTCATTAGCAAGGGAATGGTCCTCGACGCCGCGTCCGGGTACTTCGGCGGACCGAAGTACGAGGCGCTTTACTGGCTGCTTTTCATCGGCGCGGTCGGCACCTTCCTCTCGTTTATCAAACTCGGCTACTACGTCTTCCTCCACGGGCCGAGCGACCGGGAGGTCGACGACGCTAGACCGGGCCAGACCGTCGCAATGCTCTCGGTCGGCGGTGCCTGTCTCGCGCTCGGACTGCCCGAGATAGGTTGGCCGTTTTTCACGAATCTGCTCCCATTCATCGACGGCACGTCGGTTATCGTCGGTGGGGGTGCCGAATCACACCATCTCCACCCCTACAGTCCGGGTCACGTTCAGGACGCCGTGATCCTGTTCGCGATCGCCGCGGTCGCGTTCGTCCTGATTCGGAAACCGCTCTCGAAACTCGATCTCGGCGATCCGGCGATGATCGTCAATCCCATCGGGTACTACACCGGACGCGGTTCGATGCTGGCTGTCACGGAAACGTATCGTGCGGTCGACTCGGTCGCGGTGGGACTCGTACGACGCGTCTACTGGATCGGTAACAATCCAGTATTGGCCGTCGACGCCGTTTTCCGACGGCTTCCAAACTGGGTCGTCGAACTCGAGGAGCGCCAGCCAGCCGACGGCGGTCGCCCCTCGACGATCCACCTTCGGGCGAGTATCGGCTTTACAATCCTGGTGCTGACGGCGATTCTGACGATTCTGCTGCTCTTGCTCGTCTAG
- a CDS encoding proton-conducting transporter transmembrane domain-containing protein: MSSALPVLLIVVPIIAAVVPIALGLRYDRTGWSVAAVTTTGLFAMSVSLAATVFVDGASVTHELGDFPPEYGIELVADPLSTLVVLLVTLIAAGVLAITRLGGPRGNVFYTGYLLLTGGLLGLALTGDVFNMFVFLEIVGLGTYALISSGDGPESAVAALKYLILGTIGASFYLIGVAFLFMATGTLNMAELADVLQNGTLDQQQLSLVRTAFAFIFVGFSIKVAQWPLHTWQPDAYQHAPDGVTPLIAALVSTVAAYALGRILFDVFGPEFLIQTPYASEIIVTVGSVSVVAGSALAAIQTDVKRMFAYSSVSQFGLVVAAYGVVTETAFTGAVIHLIGHGILKAGLFGAACVVSLGYGARTVDEYAGLARERPVSAAGVGVLLAALVGIPPSAGFVGKWYIALGAVQAEAWPVAAVILLSTMFTLAYAARVLEKMYFTPPAETAHGSDGSAGTSQVATDGGTGDQMTDSPDGVSFGMIAFVVVLAVLAVAFGFAGGALFDLLEPFTSEVFH, from the coding sequence ATGAGTAGCGCCCTTCCGGTGTTGCTCATCGTGGTGCCGATCATCGCTGCGGTCGTTCCGATCGCACTTGGCCTTCGCTACGACCGGACCGGCTGGTCGGTCGCAGCGGTCACGACGACCGGTCTCTTCGCGATGAGCGTCTCGCTCGCGGCCACCGTGTTCGTCGACGGCGCCTCGGTCACGCACGAGCTCGGCGACTTCCCCCCCGAGTACGGAATCGAACTCGTCGCCGATCCCCTCTCGACGCTCGTGGTGCTCCTAGTGACATTGATCGCGGCGGGCGTGCTGGCGATCACTCGCCTCGGCGGTCCGCGGGGGAACGTCTTCTACACCGGCTACTTGCTTCTGACGGGCGGTTTGCTCGGCCTCGCGCTTACCGGCGACGTGTTCAACATGTTTGTCTTCCTTGAAATCGTCGGCCTCGGAACGTACGCGCTGATCTCGAGCGGTGACGGTCCCGAGTCGGCCGTCGCGGCGTTGAAGTACCTCATTCTCGGGACGATCGGCGCGTCGTTTTACCTGATCGGGGTCGCGTTCCTGTTCATGGCGACGGGAACGTTGAACATGGCCGAACTCGCCGATGTGTTACAGAACGGGACGCTGGACCAGCAGCAACTGAGTCTGGTTCGAACCGCGTTCGCGTTCATCTTCGTCGGCTTCTCGATCAAGGTCGCCCAGTGGCCGTTGCACACGTGGCAACCCGACGCCTACCAGCACGCGCCCGACGGCGTCACGCCACTTATCGCGGCGCTCGTCTCGACGGTCGCCGCCTACGCGCTCGGCCGAATTTTGTTCGACGTCTTCGGTCCGGAATTCCTGATACAGACGCCCTACGCCTCCGAAATAATCGTCACCGTCGGCTCGGTAAGCGTCGTCGCGGGAAGTGCGCTCGCCGCGATCCAGACCGACGTGAAACGCATGTTCGCGTACTCGTCGGTCTCGCAGTTCGGCCTCGTCGTCGCCGCCTACGGCGTCGTCACGGAGACGGCGTTTACGGGTGCGGTTATCCACCTGATCGGCCACGGCATCCTGAAGGCGGGACTGTTCGGTGCCGCCTGCGTCGTCTCGCTGGGATACGGTGCGCGGACGGTCGACGAGTACGCTGGTCTGGCACGCGAGCGACCAGTCTCGGCGGCCGGCGTCGGCGTCTTACTCGCCGCGCTCGTCGGTATTCCACCCTCCGCCGGTTTCGTCGGGAAGTGGTACATCGCACTTGGAGCGGTTCAGGCAGAGGCCTGGCCGGTCGCCGCGGTCATCCTCCTCAGCACGATGTTCACGCTCGCCTACGCCGCTCGAGTGCTCGAGAAGATGTACTTCACCCCACCGGCCGAGACAGCGCACGGCTCCGACGGGAGTGCGGGGACGTCGCAGGTGGCGACCGACGGCGGAACCGGTGATCAGATGACCGATTCGCCGGACGGCGTTTCGTTCGGTATGATAGCGTTCGTGGTCGTCCTCGCGGTTCTCGCGGTCGCCTTCGGCTTTGCCGGCGGTGCGCTGTTCGATCTGCTCGAGCCGTTCACTTCGGAGGTGTTTCACTGA
- a CDS encoding carbohydrate ABC transporter permease, translating into MKRLVAFLRSIRDKRRVQTDGGTVTERSSTRSWLDSDFVQSMPFWGPPLVLMGFFVYAAIGWNFLLSLTNYSGFGEPDYSNLTLSNYLRMLEDPAIWDATRNTLVLLVAFTVACLAIGLVLAILLDREIRFGRSFRTIYLLPFSLSFIVTAKFWQWMYNSQDGIINQFFGLFGFTPDWLADPRLVLGSVIIALIWQFSGYAMVIYLAALRSIPSEQYEAARVDGAGTLRMYWRVIVPQLKPAMVSATVTLVLFALKAFDFLYAIFGGYRPRQGADILATKMMREGFNSSEWAYSSAIGLTLFVLSLAVIAPYLYTEYKRGNL; encoded by the coding sequence ATGAAACGTCTTGTAGCGTTTTTGCGTTCCATACGGGACAAGCGCCGGGTCCAGACGGACGGTGGAACGGTCACCGAACGGTCTTCGACGAGGAGCTGGCTGGATAGCGATTTCGTTCAGTCCATGCCCTTCTGGGGCCCCCCGCTCGTGCTCATGGGCTTTTTCGTCTACGCAGCGATCGGATGGAACTTCCTCCTCTCGCTGACTAACTACTCCGGATTCGGCGAGCCGGATTACTCCAATCTGACCCTGTCCAACTATCTCCGGATGCTCGAGGATCCGGCGATCTGGGACGCGACCCGGAACACGCTCGTGTTACTCGTCGCGTTTACCGTCGCCTGTCTGGCGATAGGCCTCGTGCTTGCGATCCTGCTCGACCGGGAGATCCGGTTCGGACGGTCGTTCCGAACGATCTATCTCCTCCCGTTCAGCCTCTCGTTCATCGTCACCGCCAAGTTCTGGCAGTGGATGTACAACAGTCAGGACGGAATTATCAACCAGTTTTTCGGTCTGTTCGGATTCACGCCGGACTGGCTGGCGGACCCGCGACTCGTCCTCGGGTCGGTCATCATCGCGTTGATCTGGCAGTTCAGCGGCTATGCCATGGTGATATATCTCGCGGCGCTTCGTTCGATCCCGTCCGAGCAGTACGAAGCGGCGCGAGTCGACGGGGCGGGGACGCTTCGCATGTACTGGCGCGTAATCGTTCCGCAACTGAAACCTGCGATGGTCAGCGCGACGGTGACGCTCGTGTTGTTCGCACTGAAGGCCTTCGACTTCCTGTACGCGATTTTCGGTGGCTACCGCCCGCGACAGGGTGCGGACATTCTCGCGACGAAAATGATGCGGGAGGGATTCAACAGCAGCGAGTGGGCCTACAGTTCGGCGATCGGTCTCACGCTGTTCGTCCTCTCGCTGGCCGTGATCGCGCCGTATCTGTACACGGAGTACAAACGAGGTAACCTATGA
- the dgoD gene encoding galactonate dehydratase: MTEIVDYELFEVPPRWLFLRVETDTGLVGWGEPVVEGRAKTVRTAVEELMDTYLLNEGPFDIENHWQTMYRGGFYRGGPILMSAIAGIDQALWDIKGKHYDAPVYELLGGAARDRIRVYQWIGGDRPSDVGQSAAEKVDEGFTALKMNATSEIEHLDDPASVQSAVDRLREVRERVGPEIDIGVDFHGRVAKPMAKRLVKALEPHEPMFVEEPVLPEHNDALPEIAAHTTVPIATGERMFSRWDFKPIFEDGAVDVIQPDLSHAGGITEVKKIASMAEAYDVALAPHCPLGPIALASCMQVDMCTPNALIQEQSLDIHYNQTNDVLDYLEDTDVFEYEGGYVTVPDKPGLGIELDESYIRKQSETDVDWHNPVWRHDDGSVAEW; this comes from the coding sequence ATGACCGAAATCGTCGATTACGAACTGTTCGAAGTGCCGCCGCGGTGGTTGTTCCTGCGCGTCGAAACCGACACGGGTCTGGTCGGCTGGGGCGAACCGGTCGTCGAGGGTCGCGCCAAGACCGTCCGGACGGCGGTCGAGGAGTTGATGGACACGTACCTTCTGAACGAGGGTCCGTTCGACATCGAAAACCACTGGCAAACGATGTACCGCGGTGGATTCTACCGAGGCGGGCCGATCCTGATGAGCGCGATCGCCGGGATCGATCAGGCGCTGTGGGACATCAAGGGCAAACACTACGACGCTCCGGTCTACGAACTGCTTGGCGGCGCCGCTCGAGACCGCATTCGGGTCTACCAGTGGATCGGCGGCGATCGCCCGTCGGACGTGGGTCAGTCCGCGGCCGAAAAAGTCGACGAAGGCTTCACTGCCCTGAAGATGAACGCAACCTCCGAGATCGAACACCTCGACGATCCGGCGTCCGTACAGTCGGCCGTCGATCGACTCCGCGAGGTTCGCGAACGCGTCGGTCCCGAGATCGATATCGGGGTGGATTTCCACGGGCGAGTAGCCAAACCGATGGCCAAACGACTGGTCAAAGCGCTCGAGCCCCACGAACCAATGTTCGTCGAGGAACCGGTCCTCCCAGAGCACAACGACGCGCTGCCGGAGATCGCCGCCCATACCACCGTTCCGATCGCGACCGGCGAGCGAATGTTCTCCAGGTGGGATTTCAAGCCGATCTTCGAGGACGGAGCCGTCGACGTTATCCAGCCAGACCTATCGCATGCAGGGGGCATCACCGAGGTCAAAAAGATCGCGTCGATGGCGGAAGCCTACGACGTCGCGCTTGCACCCCATTGCCCGCTCGGTCCGATCGCGCTCGCCTCGTGTATGCAGGTGGATATGTGTACCCCCAACGCCCTGATTCAGGAGCAAAGTCTGGACATCCACTACAATCAGACCAACGACGTACTCGACTACCTCGAGGATACCGATGTCTTCGAGTACGAGGGGGGATACGTGACGGTCCCCGATAAGCCGGGCCTCGGGATCGAACTCGACGAATCCTACATTCGTAAGCAATCGGAGACCGATGTCGACTGGCACAATCCAGTCTGGCGACACGACGATGGCAGCGTCGCCGAGTGGTGA
- a CDS encoding IclR family transcriptional regulator, producing the protein MGDETNTINATQTSFEILELLREDGPLTTTEIADEIGFAKSAVHKHLQTLLELQYVTRTGYQYSLGMQCFTLGTAARDAHRLFEPVTSEVDNLAKVTGEHVSAVVVDGETGYHIYSRTGENQPSRTERDGTAFDPSRSAAGHAIMSDDADESHRYETQAPSRTQITHEQGLTFSIDGETSGQNSIAISVVGPTDQPLGALEISGPARRVHGKRLKEDFAGLLVSAKSSIETALRNRS; encoded by the coding sequence ATGGGAGACGAGACGAACACGATCAACGCAACGCAGACGAGTTTCGAGATTCTCGAGCTCCTCCGCGAGGACGGACCGCTCACGACGACCGAGATCGCCGACGAGATCGGGTTCGCCAAAAGCGCCGTCCACAAACACCTCCAGACGCTACTCGAGTTGCAGTACGTAACCAGAACGGGATACCAGTACTCGCTGGGAATGCAGTGTTTCACGCTCGGAACCGCCGCCCGTGACGCGCATCGGTTGTTCGAACCGGTGACGAGCGAAGTCGACAACCTCGCAAAGGTGACCGGCGAACACGTAAGCGCCGTCGTCGTCGACGGGGAAACGGGCTATCACATCTACTCGCGGACCGGTGAAAACCAGCCGAGCAGAACGGAACGCGACGGAACCGCGTTCGATCCATCCAGATCGGCTGCCGGTCACGCCATCATGAGCGACGATGCGGACGAGTCCCACCGTTACGAGACGCAGGCTCCGTCACGAACGCAAATCACCCACGAGCAGGGACTCACGTTTTCGATCGACGGCGAGACGTCGGGACAGAACTCGATCGCCATCTCGGTAGTCGGACCGACAGATCAACCCCTCGGGGCCCTCGAGATCTCCGGTCCGGCTCGCAGAGTCCACGGAAAGCGGTTGAAAGAAGACTTCGCCGGGTTACTCGTGAGCGCCAAGTCGTCGATAGAGACGGCCCTGCGAAACCGATCCTAA
- a CDS encoding tyrosine-type recombinase/integrase, whose amino-acid sequence MTTVAISDAVDAYLRRKSIGGATGAGSGAYASNAESILRRWTSWLETDRETANLAELTDDDLVAYARELAGRVERGTYVSSTARTYYAVVRAFLSWCVSGGLLEANPAAIRRAQVRLPAESDRQRTWTDRQREALEEHVRRRALSSLEDASEDRCRRLREYAIVSLLAHTEIRGSELFRAPDDARRTGATWEDVDFYTGTIRVLGKSQREETVPLPAPARTPLRRYRIALDPPTNEWPLFPTRHAPSIARHVRSKLEDRGYGETEIESLLEESTAKSLLREYALTPPAITTEGARSVLKRLCEDAGIDVDGEYLTPSGVGRDVEHSRRRAATAPTNALRVAFLEQSIARVEDDPRVIDVPAPSFSREE is encoded by the coding sequence ATGACGACCGTCGCAATTTCGGACGCCGTCGATGCGTACCTTCGACGCAAATCGATCGGAGGCGCGACCGGAGCCGGTTCCGGAGCGTACGCCTCGAACGCCGAGTCGATCCTCCGCCGGTGGACAAGCTGGCTCGAGACCGACCGTGAAACGGCGAACCTCGCCGAACTCACGGACGACGACCTCGTCGCGTACGCTCGAGAACTCGCCGGCCGCGTCGAACGAGGGACATACGTCTCGTCAACGGCACGAACCTATTACGCGGTGGTCCGCGCGTTCCTCTCGTGGTGTGTCAGCGGCGGTCTCCTCGAGGCGAACCCCGCAGCGATTCGACGGGCGCAAGTTCGACTTCCCGCAGAGAGCGATCGCCAACGGACCTGGACTGACCGCCAGCGGGAAGCCCTCGAGGAGCACGTCAGACGACGAGCCCTGTCGTCACTCGAGGACGCCAGCGAGGACCGGTGTCGTCGCCTCCGCGAGTACGCCATCGTTTCGCTACTGGCACATACGGAAATCCGCGGCTCGGAACTGTTTCGCGCTCCGGACGACGCGCGACGGACCGGCGCGACCTGGGAAGACGTGGATTTCTACACCGGGACGATTCGTGTCCTGGGAAAATCCCAGCGCGAGGAAACCGTCCCGCTGCCAGCGCCGGCGCGAACACCGCTTCGGCGGTACCGAATCGCCCTCGACCCGCCGACCAACGAGTGGCCGCTGTTCCCGACGCGACACGCGCCCTCGATCGCGCGTCACGTCCGCTCGAAACTCGAAGACCGCGGCTACGGCGAGACTGAGATCGAATCACTGCTCGAGGAGTCGACGGCGAAGTCGCTTCTGCGGGAGTACGCGCTTACACCTCCCGCGATAACGACCGAGGGGGCTCGCTCCGTCCTGAAACGGCTGTGTGAAGACGCGGGGATCGACGTCGACGGCGAGTACCTCACGCCGAGCGGCGTCGGTCGAGACGTCGAACACTCTCGCCGACGCGCCGCGACCGCGCCGACGAACGCCCTTCGGGTCGCCTTTCTCGAGCAATCGATCGCGCGCGTCGAAGACGACCCCCGCGTGATCGACGTCCCCGCGCCGTCGTTCTCGCGGGAGGAGTGA
- a CDS encoding proton-conducting transporter transmembrane domain-containing protein, whose translation MADPIPTIRPLAAVLVSAIAVVLIIASYRYPNVRESWSVAAALAKFGIIASMLPGVLSGETYEWSLEAATGVEFIAGIDFALEADPLGMLFALLASLLWIFTSFYAAGYMRGLDEHSQTRFFAAFAASLSTAVGIAFSANLITLFVFYELLSLVTYPLVAHNDDAEARIAGRKYITYTFFGGGVLLLAGTVLIYWLTSGVGDPTVAFQSGGMDALASAATADGAQAYAQAAFFLLIAGFGVKAAIMPLHSWLADAMVAPTPVSGLLHAVAVVKSGAFGIARVILEVYGVETIRDLPLSVPGIGEVGLNIPVAILATFTLLAASIIALRKDHLKRRLAYSTTAQLSYIVLGLSMLHPMAILGGLFHIPAHAFGKLTLFFCAGSIHVETHTDYISEMAGIGKRMPLTMAAFAVGSAGMAGIPLAAGFVSKFYMLVGGMQASYWPFAVALVLSGVLNIVYFWPVVYTAFFESEDRHDAKPLLEFPPGGTLGGADRRESEHDVATDGGDHEDTHDGDRNDTNVQDRDTDDGFAVDEYPSDADVPFGASADDSADNGADGQVAGPSGDHGTAVTPQADEHDHHHGGPPPSGWDRRSPFDESTWLMLVPIAVIATGGIVLGVVPDLAVFLDLASEIVRVVTGVSVP comes from the coding sequence ATGGCTGATCCGATCCCGACCATCCGCCCGCTCGCGGCCGTTCTGGTCTCGGCGATCGCGGTGGTGTTGATTATCGCGTCGTATCGCTATCCGAACGTCCGCGAAAGCTGGTCGGTCGCGGCCGCACTGGCGAAGTTCGGCATCATCGCGAGCATGCTCCCCGGCGTGCTCTCCGGCGAGACCTACGAGTGGAGCCTCGAGGCCGCGACCGGCGTCGAGTTCATCGCCGGCATCGACTTCGCGCTCGAGGCGGACCCGCTCGGAATGCTGTTTGCGTTGCTCGCGAGCCTGCTGTGGATCTTCACCTCGTTCTACGCGGCCGGCTACATGCGGGGGTTAGACGAGCACTCCCAGACGCGGTTCTTCGCGGCGTTCGCGGCCAGTCTCTCGACCGCAGTCGGGATCGCGTTCTCGGCGAATTTAATCACCCTCTTCGTCTTCTACGAACTGCTCTCGCTGGTCACCTACCCGCTGGTCGCGCACAACGACGACGCCGAGGCTCGGATCGCCGGGCGAAAGTACATCACGTACACGTTCTTCGGCGGCGGCGTCCTGTTGCTGGCGGGGACGGTGCTGATCTACTGGCTTACGAGCGGCGTCGGCGATCCGACGGTCGCGTTCCAGTCCGGCGGGATGGACGCCCTCGCGAGCGCCGCGACGGCAGACGGCGCGCAGGCGTACGCGCAGGCGGCGTTTTTCCTCCTGATCGCCGGCTTCGGCGTGAAGGCCGCGATAATGCCGCTTCACTCTTGGCTCGCCGACGCGATGGTCGCGCCCACACCCGTCTCTGGATTGCTCCACGCGGTCGCGGTCGTCAAATCCGGCGCGTTCGGTATCGCCCGCGTCATCCTTGAGGTCTACGGGGTCGAAACGATTCGTGACCTCCCGCTGTCGGTTCCGGGCATCGGCGAGGTCGGACTGAACATTCCCGTCGCGATACTGGCGACGTTTACCCTTCTGGCGGCGAGTATCATCGCGTTACGAAAGGACCACCTCAAGCGGCGGCTCGCGTACTCGACGACCGCGCAGTTGTCCTACATCGTCCTCGGGCTGTCGATGCTCCATCCGATGGCGATACTCGGCGGACTGTTTCACATCCCCGCCCACGCGTTCGGAAAGCTCACCCTGTTTTTCTGTGCGGGATCGATCCACGTCGAAACTCACACCGACTATATCAGCGAAATGGCTGGTATCGGAAAACGGATGCCGCTGACGATGGCCGCCTTCGCTGTCGGCTCTGCCGGCATGGCCGGCATACCGCTCGCCGCCGGATTCGTCAGCAAGTTCTACATGCTCGTCGGCGGGATGCAGGCCAGTTACTGGCCGTTCGCGGTCGCGCTCGTGCTCTCGGGCGTTCTCAACATCGTCTACTTTTGGCCCGTCGTCTACACGGCCTTCTTCGAGAGCGAGGATCGACACGACGCCAAACCGCTGCTCGAGTTCCCGCCGGGTGGAACGCTCGGCGGAGCCGATCGGCGCGAGTCCGAACACGACGTCGCGACCGACGGGGGGGACCACGAGGACACTCACGACGGCGACCGCAACGATACCAACGTCCAGGACCGTGACACCGACGACGGCTTCGCGGTCGACGAGTATCCGAGCGACGCCGACGTTCCGTTCGGCGCGTCTGCCGACGACAGTGCTGACAACGGCGCTGATGGACAGGTTGCCGGTCCCAGCGGGGACCACGGTACCGCCGTGACTCCCCAGGCCGATGAGCACGATCACCACCACGGCGGTCCGCCACCGAGTGGATGGGACCGTCGTTCTCCGTTCGACGAGAGCACCTGGCTCATGCTCGTGCCGATCGCGGTTATCGCGACCGGCGGGATCGTCCTCGGGGTCGTTCCCGACCTCGCGGTCTTTCTCGACCTCGCCAGTGAAATAGTGCGAGTCGTAACGGGTGTGTCCGTCCCATGA